The proteins below are encoded in one region of Nilaparvata lugens isolate BPH chromosome X, ASM1435652v1, whole genome shotgun sequence:
- the LOC111052500 gene encoding uncharacterized protein LOC111052500, protein MGVLDVTQNGPSSDNSIIGFKYHSHAPYTVSYNANDEIRIPIQQQDVYTLPSESYLHLEYTVTGAANAAVAGTPCVSGFFSNVFSEICYEINGVEVDDIHNPGVTSLMKNAVTFERDEWTKMEGSGYKFSSTTGFADFAANGTNTTIIDVPLRYLLGFAEDYRQILLNVKQELVLTVSPNFHNCVNVAAANVAITKLLWRMPYVEVADDVKLCLLQIVQNNTPISISFRHWELYTYPTLPQTRKHTWTVKSTSQLEKPQYIVVGLQTARRGVAAANSSRFDKCNIKDVKVFLNSRYYPYKSIDGDDNHIYNMYAAFNGVYNHGKAHASNPLFESAIGDGKIMLFAFDCSRQNESLKTGSIDVRIEFEASENISGNTTAYCMMIHEMTRRVSANVRPCTVGIKKIYSQCIVINCSVELETMNEPVMTGYRGLFMEEGELSSHEGEDVVGCVIGGRPLMKDASTSTTGLNDSYSRGKEPVVRENKMERSHPNGKLF, encoded by the exons ATGGGAGTTTTGGATGTGACACAGAATGGACCGTCATCGGACAACAGTATCATTGGGTTCAAGTACCATTCTCATGCACCCTATACTGTAAGCTACAATGCCAATGACGAGATACGGATTCCAATTCAACAGCAAGATGTTTACACACTGCCATCGGAGAGCTATCTACATTTGGAGTATACTGTGACTGGAGCTGCCAACGCTGCTGTGGCCGGAACTCCGTGTGTCTCTGGATTCTTCAGCAATGTGTTCTCAGAGATATGCTATGAAATCAATGGTGTGGAGGTGGATGATATACACAATCCTGGAGTTACCAGCCTAATGAAGAATGCTGTTACATTTGAACGTGATGAGTGGACCAAGATGGAAGGATCTGGCTACAAGTTTAGTTCAACCACTGGATTCGCCGATTTTGCTGCCAATGGAACCAACACTACAATCATAGATGTGCCTTTGAGATATCTGCTGGGCTTTGCTGAAGACTATAGACAGATTTTACTCAATGTGAAACAAGAGCTGGTGTTGACGGTCAGCCCCAACTTTCACAACTGTGTGAATGTTGCTGCTGCCAATGTAGCAATCACAAAGCTTTTATGGAGAATGCCTTATGTGGAAGTGGCAGATGATGTGAAACTGTGTCTCCTACAGATTGTACAGAACAACACACCCATAAGTATATCATTTCGACATTGGGAGTTGTATACCTATCCAACATTACCGCAGACAAGAAAGCATACATGGACTGTCAAGTCGACATCACAGCTTGAAAAGCCACAATACATTGTGGTTGGGCTACAGACTGCAAGACGAGGTGTGGCAGCAGCCAACAGTTCTCGATTTGACAAGTGTAATATAAAAGATGTTAAAGTGTTTTTAAACAGCAGATACTACCCATATAAGAGCattgatggtgatgataatCACATCTACAACATGTATGCAGCTTTCAATGGAGTCTACAACCATGGTAAAGCTCATGCAAGCAACCCTCTGTTTGAAAGTGCCATTGGTGATGGAAAAATAATGCTGTTTGCTTTTGATTGCTCCCGCCAAAATGAGTCACTCAAAACTGGAAGTATCGATGTGAGGATTGAGTTTGAAGCATCTGAAAACATTTCAGGTAATACAACTGCCTACTGTATGATGATTCATGAGATGACAAGAAGAGTATCGGCCAATGTCAGGCCTTGTACTGTCGGTATAAAAAAGATATATAGTCAGTGCATAGTGATAAATTGCTCAGTTGAGCTCGAGACAATGAATGAGCCAGTCATGACAGGATACAGAGGACTCTTTATGGAGGAGGGGGAGCTGTCTTCTCATGAAGGGGAGGACGTGGTGGGCTGTGTTATTGGTGGGCGACCGCTGATGAAAGATGCCTCTACAAGTACAACTGGACTCAATGACTCCTacagtaggggtaaa GAACCTGTAGTTAGAGAAAACAAAATGGAGAGAAGTCACCCTAATGGGAAGCTATTCTGA